A single Osmerus mordax isolate fOsmMor3 chromosome 7, fOsmMor3.pri, whole genome shotgun sequence DNA region contains:
- the itpr3 gene encoding inositol 1,4,5-trisphosphate receptor type 3 isoform X2 — MSDSMSSFLHIGDIVSLYAEGSVNGFISTLGLVDDRCVVEPAAGDLDNPPKKFRDCLFKVCPMNRYSAQKQFWKAKQAKHEKDKIADVVLLQKLQHASNLEQKQNETENKKVHGDVVKYGMVMQLLHMKSNKYLTVNKRLPALLEKNAMRVTLDGTGNEGSWVFIQPFWKLRANGDNVVVGDKVVLNPVNAGQPLHASSYELSDHPGCKEVNSVNGNTSWKINLFMMFSDHKDELLKGGDVVRLFHAEQEKFLTCDEYKTKLHVFLRTTLRQSATSATSSNALWEIEVVHHDPCRGGAGHWNSLYRFKHLATGHYLAAEENPGYKGDAPEIPATIDSSRSNKRSLGERIKYKLVAVPHGSDIASLFELDPTTLQKTDSSVPRNSYVRLRHLCTNTWIQSTNVPIDIDEERPIRLMLGTCPTKEDKEAFAIVSVPVMEIRDLDFANDASFMLGTVVERFNEGFISPNDRRFAIKLLEDLVFFVVDQTSSGQPVLEVVMTKANRERQKLMREQNILKQVFGIIKAPFKDKGGEGPLLRLEELSDQKNAPYQYMFRLCYRVLRHSQEDYRKNQEHIAKQFGVMQSQIGYDILAEDTITALLHNNRKLLEKHITKTEVETFVSLVRKNREPRFLDYLSDLCVSNNVAIPVTQELICKCVLDPRNQDILIKTERRVPKDLPHGGGEYLALDEFSEDDEVWLVWTDKTNERQEKSIRQLAQEARQGNAHDENVLTYYRYQLKLYARMCLDRQYLAIDEISKQLDVELIFLCMMDETLPFDIRASFCRLMLHAHVDRDPQELVTPVKFARLWAEIPTSITIKDYDSNMDDSRDNKKNKFANTMVFMEEYLNNVLNDELPFHDQEKNKLTFEVVSLARHLIYFGFYSFFELLRLTRTLLGIIDCVPNPGLTGGALFPDEAGVKNMKRSIHGMGQIMSTMVLSRKQSMFGVGQPLAGLEGGVRTKDSIDKMDVTVMDTKLKILEILQFILNVRLDYRLSFLLSVFKKEFVDVYPMSDADATTAMEQAASINLQQIGEQAEAMFGVGKGNSILEVDDEGGRMFLRVLIHLTMHDYPPLVSGALQLLFKHFSQRQEVLHTFKQVQLLISAQDVDSYKLIKSNLDLLRTMVEKSELWVEKKNSTGDGKKDKAETASEDSTPKKDKSNENYQKVKEILERLNKMCSSGVWKKQQRLLKNMGAHKVMLDLLQVSYDKNDSKMLEIIKYTHLFLQKFCKGNQENQALLHKNLHLFLNPGLLEAETVQQIFENNYQLCTEISEVVLQHFIHCLATHGRHVQYLNFLHTIIKAEGKYVKKCQDMIMTELTNAGEDVVVFYNDKASFATMLDLMAEAREGVGENSPLRYHISLVELLAACAEGKNVYTEIKCTSLLPLEDVVRVVTHEDCITEVKVAYVNFVNHCYVDTEVEMKEIYTSNHIWNLFEDFTVDMAQVCNKREKRLTDPILEKYIINVVFDTINAFFSSPFSENSTSLQTHHTIVTQLLQSSMRLLDCPWLQQQHRGLVEACIRTLHMTAKSRSISRPLDLEAQISSMLSLSALNSMSRSNPNYKSSSRSSRPAAANNPWDYKNIIEKLQVRGGGHILSITVGCIQWLRQKLYFGRASAKDIINTLEERLKPLVDAELSVLVDVLHQPELLFLEGTDARQRCESGGFISKLIQHTKALMSSEEKLCIKVLRTLQEMLIRTLDFDEKGIALRRVLLQNYLFPNKKNSPKTDLAELGAVGWEQERDWAAVAAVQCRLDREGGTKLFTDLVMSTKNDKIFQESIQLAICLLEGGNTEIQNSFYKLMMGDNKSEKFFKVLNERMKEAQQDIKATVSVNVGEMSNKANEGGAETGGLPILSAGPSIAPVVVSALASPEQREPETEMGPAVLIMKPILRFLQLLCENHNQDLQNFLRCQNNKNNYNLVCETLQFLDIMCGSTTGGLGLLGLYINEGNVDLITQTLETLTEYCQGPCQENQTCIVTHESNGIDIITALILNDISPLCRYQMEMVLQLKDNASKLLLALMESRHDSENAERILVNLRPRELVEVIKKAYQQESECEGGKVSPREVGHNIYILGLQLARHNKNLLNLLKPPKRTKEEGEDGISSMLNLNNRPLSQMLKSTAPAESEEQDPLEFYDQHTSQIEIVRDDRSMEQIVFPVHPICEFLTEESKFRVFNTTEQDEQGSKVTHFFQQASFLHNEMEWQKKLRSMPVLYWFSRRMTLWGSISFNLAVFINLIIAFFYPYDSGQGAIDDSMLSMLFWGFAGLSIMGLFSQRYGLRPLSVALIIRSIYYFGIGPTLIVLGTLNLINKIVFVVSFVGNNGTFIMGYRAMVMDVEFLYHLAYVLTSTLGLCVHELFYSILLFDLIYREETLFNVIKSVTRNGRSILLTALLALILVYLFSIVGFLCLKNDFIMEVDPLLQLAADPGQSEASKDFLSSCTADGVSCTSEEGAEEPSSERACDTLLMCIVTVLNHGLRNGGGVGDVLRKPSKNEPLFAARVIYDLLFYFIVIIIVLNLIFGVIIDTFADLRSEKQKKEEILKTTCFICGLERDKFDNKTVSFEEHIKLEHNIWNYLYFIVLVREKNKTDYTGPESYVALMIKSKNLDWFPRMQAMSLVVTDQDGEQNEMRNLQDRLTSTMRVVLQLTGQLTELKEQMTEQRKRRQRMGFADVQSAGGANMTPSAAGGNHQMYKP; from the exons ATGTCAGATTCTATGTCCAGCTTTCTGCACATCGGGGATATAGTTTCCCTCTATGCGGAGGGCTCTGTCAACGGCTTCATCAGTACTCTGGG GTTGGTGGACGACCGATGTGTGGTGgagcctgctgctggggacCTGGACAACCCCCCCAAGAAGttcagag atTGTCTGTTCAAGGTGTGCCCTATGAACCGCTACTCTGCCCAGAAGCAGTTCTGGAAGGCCAAGCAGGCCAAACATGAGAAGGACAAGATAGCTGATGTGGTGTTGCTACAGAAACTACAG catgcaTCTAACCTGGAGCAGAAGCAGAACGAGACTGAGAATAAGAAGGTCCATGGAGACGTTGTCAAGTACGGCATGGTCATGCAG TTGCTGCACATGAAGAGTAACAAGTACCTGACGGTGAACAAGCGTCTGCCGGCGCTGCTGGAGAAGAACGCCATGCGGGTCACGCTGGACGGCACGGGGAACGAGGGCTCCTGGGTCTTCATCCAGCCCTTCTGGAAGCTCCGCGCCAACGGCGACaat gtggtggtgggggacaagGTGGTGCTGAACCCTGTGAACGCAGGCCAGCCTCTCCACGCCAGCAGCTACGAGCTGTCAGACCACCCTGGCTgcaaggag gtCAACTCTGTAAATGGAAACACCAGTTGGAAGATCAACCTGTTCATGATGTTCAGTGACCACAAAGATGAACTTCTAAAGGGA gggGACGTGGTGAGGCTGTTCCATGCAGAGCAGGAGAAGTTCCTGACGTGTGACGAGTATAAGACCAAGCTGCATGTGTTCCTGCGCACCACTCTGCGCCAGTCTGCCACCTCCGCCACCAGCTCCAACGCTCTCTGGGAGATCGAG GTTGTTCATCATGACCCCTGTCGAGGAGGGGCGGGACATTGGAATAGTCTGTACCGTTTCAAACACCTGGCCACCGGACATTACCTAGCTGCTGAG GAGAACCCAGGCTATAAAGGAGACGCCCCTGAGATCCCTGCAACT ATTGACAGTAGCCGTAGCAACAAGCGCAGTCTGGGGGAGAGGATCAAGTACAAGTTGGTTGCCGTGCCTCACGGCAGCGACATTGCCTCTCTGTTTGAGCTGGACCCCACCACCCTGCAGAAGACCGACTCCTCCGTACCCCG taactCGTACGTGCGTCTAAGACACCTGTGCACCAACACCTGGATCCAGAGCACTAACGTTCCAATCGACATAGATGAAGAGAGGCCCATACGACTCATG ctggGCACCTGCCCCACCAAAGAGGACAAGGAGGCGTTTGCCATCGTGTCTGTGCCCGTCATGGAGATCAGAGACCTGGACTTTGCCAACGACGCCAGCTTCATGCTGGGCACCGTGGTCGAACGCTTCAACGAGGGCTTCATCAGCCCGAACGACCGCCG GTTTGCCATCAAGCTGCTGGAAGACCTGGTGTTCTTCGTGGTGGACCAGACCAGCAGTGGGCAGCCAGTCCTAGAGGTGGTGATGACCAAGgccaacagagagagacagaaactcaTGAGGGAACAGAACATCCTCAAACAG GTGTTTGGAATCATCAAGGCTCCGTTCAAGGATAAAGGGGGGGAGGGCCCTCTGCTGCGATTGGAGGAGCTGAGTGACCAGAAGAACGCCCCCTACCAGTACATGTTCCGTCTGTGCTACCGTGTCCTGCGACACTCCCAGGAGGACTACCGCAAAAACCAG gagcACATAGCCAAGCAGTTTGGGGTGATGCAGAGTCAGATTGGATATGACATCCTGGCTGAGGACACCATCACCGCTCTCCTGCACAACAACCGCAAGCTTCTGGAGAAGCACATCACCAAGACTGAGGTGGAGACCTTCGTCAGCCTGGTCCGCAAGAACAGGGAGCCCAg GTTCCTGGACTACCTGTCAGACCTGTGCGTGTCCAACAACGTGGCCATCCCAGTCACTCAGGAGCtgatctgtaagtgtgtgttggaCCCCCGGAACCAGGACATCCTCATTAAGACTGA gcggCGTGTCCCTAAGGACCTGCCTCATGGTGGAGGAGAGTACCTGGCGCTGGATGAGTTCTCGGAGGACGACGAGGTGTGGCTGGTGTGGACAGACAAGACCAACGAGCGTCAGGAGAAGAGCATCAGGCAGTTGGCTCAGGAGGCGCGCCAGGGCAACGCCCACGATGAGAATGTCCTCACCTACTACAG atacCAGTTGAAGCTCTATGCCAGGATGTGTCTGGACCGCCAGTACCTGGCCATCGATGAGATCTCCAAGCAGCTGGACGTGGAGCTCATCTTCCTGTGCATGATGGACGAGACGCTGCCATTTGACATCCGCGCCTCCTTCTGCCGCCTCATGCTGCACGCGCACGTGGACCGCGACCCCCAGGAGCTCGTCACCCCGGTCAAGTTCGCCCGCCTCTGGGCCGagatccccacctccatcaccatcaaAGA tTATGACTCGAACATGGACGACTCTCGGGACAACAAGAAGAACAAGTTTGCCAACACCATGGTCTTCATGGAGGAGTACCTCAACAACGTCCTCAACGACGAGCTGCCCTTCCACGACCAGGAGAAGAACAAGCTCACCTTCGag GTGGTGAGTCTGGCCAGACACCTCATCTATTTTGGCTTCTACAGCTTCTTTGAGTTGTTGCGCCTCACCAGGACCCTGCTGGGCATCATCGACTGTGTCCCCAACCCTGGACTCACCGGAGGAGCCCTGTTCCCGGACGAGGCTGGAG TGAAGAACATGAAGCGCTCCATCCATGGCATGGGTCAGATCATGTCCACCATGGTCTTAAGCAGGAAGCAGTCCATGTTTGGAGTGGGCCAACCCCTTGcgggtctggaggggggggtgcgcACCAAGGACAGCATCGACAAGATGGATGTCACCGTCATGGACACCAAGCTAAAGATTCTCGAGATCCTGCAG tTCATCTTGAACGTGAGACTGGACTACcgcctctccttcctgctctccgtCTTCAAGAAGGAGTTTGTGGACGTCTACCCCATGTCCGATGCAGACGCCACCACTGCCATGGAGCAAGCAG CCTCCATCAACCTCCAGCAGATCGGGGAGCAAGCGGAGGCCATGTTTGGAGTAGG GAAGGGCAACAGCATCCTGGAGGTGGACGACGAGGGCGGCAGGATGTTCCTGAGGGTGTTGATCCACCTGACCATGCACGACTACCCTCCCCTGGTGTCTGGAGCCCTGCAGCTGCTcttcaaacacttcagccagagGCAGGAGGTCCTACACACCTTCAAACAG GTGCAGCTGCTGATCTCGGCCCAGGACGTGGACAGCTACAAGCTGATCAAGAGCAACCTGGACCTCCTGAGGACCATGGTGGAGAAGTCTGAGCTgtgggtggagaagaagaacagCACGGGGGACGGCAAGAAGGACAAGGCAGAG acGGCGTCAGAGGACTCGACCCCCAAGAAGGATAAGAGTAACGAGAACTACCAGAAGGTCAAAGAG ATCCTGGAACGCCTCAATAAGATGTGTAGTTCTGGGGTGTGGAAGAAGCAGCAGAGGCTGCTGAAGAACATGGGGGCTCACAAGGTCATGCTGGACCTGCTGCAGGTCTCCTACGATAAG AACGACAGCAAGATGCTGGAGATCATCAAGTACACCCACCTGTTCCTGCAGAAGTTCTGCAAGGGGAACCAGGAGAACCAGGCGCTGCTCCACAAgaacctccatctcttcctcaacCCAGGG CTCCTAGAGGCGGAGACGGTCCAGCAGATCTTCGAGAACAACTACCAGCTGTGTACGGAGATCAGCGAGGTGGTGCTGCAGCACTTCATCCACTGCCTGGCCACGCACGGACGCCACGTGCAGTACCTCAACTTCCTGCACACCATCATCAAGGCCGAGGGCAAGTACGTCAAGAAGTGTCAGGACATGATCATGACTGAG TTAACCAACGCAGGGGAGGACGTGGTGGTGTTCTACAATGACAAGGCGTCATTTGCCACCATGTTGGATCTGATGGCCGAGGCCAGGGAGGGCGTGGGGGAGAACAGCCCTCTGAGGTACCACATCTCCCTGGTGGAGCTGCTGGCAGCCTGCGCCGAGGGCAAGAACGTCTACACGGAGATCAAGTGCACCTCTCTGCTGCCCCTAGAGGACGTGGTCAGGGTGGTCACACACGAGGACTGCATCACAGAG GTGAAGGTGGCTTATGTGAACTTTGTGAACCACTGCTATGTCGACACTGAGGTGGAGATGAAGGAGATCTACACCAGCAACCATATCTGGAATCTTTTTGAGGACTTCACTGTGGACATGGCCCAG gtgTGTAACAAGCGCGAGAAGCGTCTGACGGACCCCATCCTGGAGAAGTACATCATCAACGTGGTCTTCGACACCATCAATGCCTTCTTCAGCTCGCCCTTCTCTGAGAACAGCACCTCGCTCCAG aCCCACCACACCATCGTCACCCAGCTGCTCCAGTCCAGCATGCGCCTGCTGGACTGCCCttggctgcagcagcagcaccgCGGACTGGTGGAGGCCTGCATACGCACCCTGCACATGACAG ctaagAGCCGTTCCATCTCTCGGCCCCTGGACCTGGAGGCCCAGATCAGCAGCATGTTGAGCCTCAGTGCTCTGAACTCCATGTCCCGCTCCAACCCCAACTACAAGAgctcctcccgctcctcccGCCCTGCCGCGGCCAACAACCCCTGGGACTACAAGAACATCATCGAAAAACTacaggtgcggggggggggtcacatctTGTCCATTACTGTTGGTTGTATACAGTGGCTTAGGCAGAAATTGTATTTTGGGCGGGCCAGTGCAAAA GACATCATCAACACCCTGGAGGAGCGTCTGAAGCCGCTGGTGGATGCAGAGCTGTCGGTGCTGGTGGACGTGCTGCACCAACCAGAGCTGCTGTTCCTGGAGGGGACAGACGCCCGGCAGCGCTGCGAATCAGGAGGCTTCATCTCCAa gTTGATCCAGCACACCAAGGCTCTGATGAGCTCAGAGGAGAAGCTGTGTATCAAGGTCCTCAGGACTCTTCAGGAGATGCTGATCAGAACCCTGGACTTTGATGAGAAG GGTATAGCACTGAGGAGAGTGTTGCTTCAGAACTATCTGTTCCCCAACAAGAAGAACAGCCCCAAGACTGACCTGGCAGAGCTAGGGGCTGTAG gatgggagcaggagagggactgGGCTGCAGTAGCTGCTGTGCAGTGTCGTctggacagagaaggagggaccAAGCTGTTCACTGACCTGGTGATGAGCACCAAGAACGACAAGATCTTCCAGGAGAGCATCCAGCTAGCCATCTGTCTCCTGGAGGGAGGCAACACTGAAATACag AACTCCTTCTACAAGCTGATGATGGGCGACAACAAGTCCGAGAAGTTCTTCAAGGTTCTAAACGAGCGCATGAAGGAGGCCCAGCAGGACATCAAGGCCACCGTGTCGGTCAACGTGGGAGAGATGAGCAACAAGGCCAACGAGGGGGGCGCTGAGACAG GGGGCTTACCTATCCTGAGCGCCGGCCCCTCCATCGCCCCAGTGGTGGTCTCCGCCCTAGCGTCCCCGGAGCAGAGGGAGCCCGAGACAGAGATGGGCCCGGCTGTCTTGATCATGAAGCCCATCCTCCGCTTCCTACAGCTGCTCTGTGAGAATCACAACCAGGACCTGCAg aACTTCCTGCGCTGCCAGAACAACAAGAACAACTACAACCTGGTGTGTGAGACGCTGCAGTTCCTGGATATCATGTGTGGCAGCACCACGGGGGGGCTGGGCCTGCTGGGGCTCTACATCAACGAGGGCAACGTGGACCTCATCACCCAGACCCTGGAGACGCTCACAGAGTACTGCCAGGGGCCCTGTCAGGAGAACCAG ACTTGCATTGTGACCCACGAGTCCAATGGTATTGACATCATCACTGCTCTGATCCTGAATGACATCAGCCCTCTGTGTCGGTACCAGATGGAGATGGTGCTGCAGCTCAAG GACAACGCCTCCAAGCTGCTGTTGGCTTTGATGGAGAGTCGCCACGACAGCGAGAATGCAGAGAGGATCCTGGTTAATCTCCGACCCCGGGAGCTG gtggaggtgatTAAGAAGGCGTACCAGCAGGAGAGCGAGTGTGAGGGCGGCAAGGTCTCTCCTCGGGAGGTGGGACACAACATCTACATCCTGGGTCTTCAG CTTGCCAGACACAACAAGAATCTACTGAACTTGCTGAAGCCTCCTAAGAGAAccaaggaagagggagaagatggGATCTCCTCTATG CTCAACCTGAACAACCGCCCGCTGTCTCAGATGCTGAAGTCGACGGCTCCGGCCGAGAGCGAGGAGCAGGACCCTCTGGAGTTCTACGACCAGCACACGTCTCAGATCGAG ATTGTGCGTGACGACCGCAGCATGGAGCAGATCGTGTTCCCGGTTCATCCCATCTGCGAGTTCCTGACGGAGGAGTCCAAGTTCCGGGTGTTCAACACCACGGAGCAGGACGAGCAGGGCAGCAAGGTCACACACTTCTTCCAGCAGGCCTCCTTCCTGCACAACGAGATGGAGTGGCAGAAGAAGCTTCGCA gcatGCCGGTGCTGTACTGGTTCTCCAGGAGGATGACTCTGTGGGGCTCCATCTCCTTCAACCTGGCCGTCTTCATCAACCTCATCATCGCCTTCTTCTACCCCTACGACTCTGGGCAAG gagCGATAGATGACTCCATGCTGTCCATGCTGTTCTGGGGCTTTGCTGGTCTATCCATCATGGGTCTGTTCTCGCAGCGCTACGGCCTGCGGCCCCTCTCCGTGGCCCTGATCATCAGGTCCATCTACTACTTCGGCATCGGCCCCACCCTCATCGTACTGGGCACGCTCAAT CTCATCAATAAAATAGTGTTTGTGGTGAGCTTTGTTGGCAACAACGGCACGTTTATTATGGGATACCGCGCTATGGTAATGGACGTGGAGTTCCTGTATCACCTGGCCTACGTCCTGACCAGCACTCTGGGACTGTGTGTCCATGAGCTCTTCTACAGCATCCtg ttgttTGACCTGATCTACCGGGAGGAGACTCTGTTCAACGTGATAAAGAGCGTGACCCGAAACGGGCGCTCTATCCTACTGACGGCCCTGCTGGCCCTCATCCTGGTCTACCTCTTCTCCATCGTGGGCTTCCTCTGCCTCAAGAACGACTTCATCATGGAGGTCGACCCCCTCCTGCAGCTGGCAGCAG ATCCTGGCCAATCAGAGGCGTCCAAGGACTTCCTGTCGTCCTGCACGGCAGACGGAGTCAGTTGCACCTCGGAGGAAGGAGctgaag AGCCCAGTTCAGAGCGAGCGTGCGACACTCTGCTGATGTGCATCGTTACCGTGCTGAACCACGGCCTCCGCaacgggggaggggtgggggacgtCCTGCGGAAGCCGTCCAAGAAC GAGCCTTTGTTTGCTGCCCGTGTGATCTACGACCTGCTGTTCTATTTCATTGTCATCATCATTGTCCTCAACCTCATTTTTGGTGTCATTATTGATACTTTTGCGGATCTGAGGAGTGAGAAACAGAAGAAGGAAGAGATCCTCAAAACCACCTGCTTCATCTGTG